One Acropora palmata chromosome 2, jaAcrPala1.3, whole genome shotgun sequence genomic window, atgcgctcctaactaagaaattgcctaggtttttgtcgcgtttgaatgaaatgagtggtggtagagaaaatatgtgtttggTTTCGGGGTCGTTGCGGAGATTTTTGAAGTTtgtgagaatgacatttttgattgcaaggttttgtggatggtaggtaagggtgaatggaattctgtcggtttcttcgttctgtgaagtttgtagtgcggtctctcggtcgatttcttgggcgcggtgtttgcctgtagttacagcggagtcagggtaggcactttttttgaaaaactgatttcctcgcatttgttgttaaagtcggtgtcatcactgcagaggcgtctcagtctaagaaattgagagaatgggatggcattttttacgtgttgtggatgagaggacgaatgtagcaagtagttatgagaatcagttggtttgtagtgtacgctagtggataaaccgttgtcgttgatagagaGTTTAATGTCGAgaaaagctaatgaattttcggaaatttcccaggtgaattttagagccgggtgaaaagaattgactgaattaataaataggttaagttcttctctgctggatgaagtagcgCCGACGCATTCATCGATGTAGcgtttgtaaagatcaggttttagtccgtggtagttggagaaaattttgttttcgatagaGCCTACGAAAAagttggcgtagctaggtcaaatctgacaacacagaaaaagatgcCTTTGAAACACTAACCgcgagaaaatcaaaatggactcCGCCAGAAGGCCAATTCGCATCAATAGACTATTTCATCAGAAAATGCCGCCATGATGTTCATAAACTAAAGTCCAATTACAACACCAAACTCTCCAACCTCTCCAAAGAAGAATGGACTGCCCTCATAAATCTCAAAAATCGAAATGACCTCGTCATTAAAGCAGCCGACAAAGGCGGCGCGACAGTCGTTTGGCGCACCGACCTctaccaacaagaagcaatTCGCTAACTTTCGGACCCgactttttacaccaaagtcaACAAAAACCTAACATCcgccaaccaaaaaattgtcaaagacaccatttaagaactcataacaaaacaagaactaccTGTCGCCGCTCAAAATCTCATCATTACTACTCGTAGGACCTcgtgcatttatttcaaacctaaaattcacaaacccaACAACCAAGGTCGTCCAATTTTTTCAGGATGTAGTTTCCCAACTTAACTTATCTCGAGCTATTTAGACAACGTCATGACACCCATGGTCAAATCACTACTTTCATATACCAAAGACAGTaaccacgcacttgaaatattccgtaatttcaacttctcgggcgagaacaaaatcactttcaccatggacataacatctttatacactgtaattcccaacaatgaaggcctccaagccctcaaatacttttttaatcaacgtcctatcaaaaaaccgagctcggaaaccttactccgtctagccgaactggttctcacactcaactgtttttcgtttggtgacaactactacaaacaaatcaacggtgttactatgggaaccaaaatgggacctagctacgccaacctcttcgtaggcttcatcgaaaacaaaattttctccAACTATCACGGACCAAAACTTGATCTTTACAAACGCTACATCATACATTTTTAGCAGGGTTTGGCGAGGCATCAGGGAACGGATACGTTTTATGGCCCCTATACCTGCAGATACCTTTTTACAAACGGCATCGACATGGGGTTGCCACCCCAATGCCTCGTCAACCTCTATACCCAGATATCTATAATTAGTCGCCCGAGTCAATCGTTGACCATTTACAGTCACATTTAAGTCACCATTTAAATGACTCAGTCGGTAGTGGCTTCCAATTATCATATATTTTTGTCCATATTTTGTGTCCCTGCTCATGATAACATCGTAGTCTGTAGTCCATTGAAAGTACTTGTTTGTCGAtctgaatgcaataaaaacatatcaaaacgATCAAATAAGCAATCAAGTTGGTGCAAAAGTTTGTCAGAAAAGTTTCTCGAATTGCACTGCTGTCTCAATAGCTTCAAGTTGGTGCAAAAGTTTGTCAGAAAAGTTTCTCGAATTGCACTGCTGTCTCAATAGCTTACGTTTTCTCGGATTCTTCTGCCAGGCAGGAGGTAGCCATGCCGGTATACACTGCTCGCCAAATGCGCCTGTAAAATCAGCAAAAACTTCAATCTAAAACGATCCATTCGACATAAAAACGATTTATTCGACATATAAGACTCTTCCAGGCACACAGCATCGAAAAATCAGTTGAAATCTCCTAAAAAGAGCTTCAAGGAAGAAAGTATTAAGTACGTTTTCCCTAGAACCGCTTTCTCTTACAAATTTCGTCGTCGACGAACCGTGGACGACGAAAACACAAACGGAGACATGCGCAGCATGCGCATCTGTGTAAATTCAACTTCCGGTCGTCGTCGTCTCAATTCGTCGTCGCATCTTAAGTTCCCTAATTACTCACCATACGCGCAACGGGTGCTCAGTCTCACGAGATTTGACGCATGCGCTGTAGAGCCTGGACGGTGATTTATGACTGAAcgaggaagaaaagaaaagaaagagaaagccGAAATTTAAACCCAGGCCTCTCTGCCTGGGTTGCAAGTAGTCTGTacgagaagaagaagaatgctGTCAGTTTTGTTACGATGGctacatactgggttccagatcTTCCTGATATTAAGGGCTTCACTGACCAACTTTGGCCTCCTATTTTGACAATTCCCAATGGTGCTTTAACTGCATGACCCAACAAGCGTATAAATAGCGACCTTAAGTTCCAGTGGACGGTGAAATAGAGGACGGTAACTTTGTCCGCGTGGACTTGGGGAATGGACGACGTCAACTCGGCGGGAAAAACAACCTTAAGTTTCAGTAGACGGTGACGGTCGAAGATCTTTTGattaaacttaaaagtttCTTGGAGTTTCGACAAAATGAGTTCTCTAAGAGAGATCCGGGAGCTTTTGGTCGACTTTTATATGAATGGTGTCCTATCGGATGAGGAATTCGTTGTCTTGTACGATGAAAATCGTTCCAAAAATCTAGATTTACCGTACGATGAATGTGGAAGATTCGACCTCGATGAAATGGCGGATTCTGAGTGTATTTCTGAATTCAGAGTGGAAAAAAGTGATTTGCCAAAGCTGAGAGATGCCCTACAGATTCCAGACTCTTTCACGTGTTATCAAAAGTCTGTTAGCGATGGTATGGATGGACTGTGTATGCTGCTTCGCAGGCTAGCCTATCCCTGTAGATACTCAGACATGATTCGAAGATTTGGTAGGCCTACCCCCGTGTTGTCCATGGTAACAAATGAAGTTCTCGACTTTATTTACAACACCCATAGTCACAAAATAACTGAGTGGAATCATGCACTGCTTTCCCCCGCTCTCCTTCAAACATATGCAGATGCCGTCAACGCCAAAGGTGCAGCCCTAAACAATTGTTTTGGCTTCATCGATGGAACTGTCAGACCAATTGCAAGACCAGGAGAGAACCAAAGAGTCGTCTATAACGGATATAAAAGAGTTCATGCTTTAAAGTTCCAATCATTAGCTCTTCCAAATGGGATGATTGCAAACATGTTTGGACCAGTTGGTGAGTTTATATTTAATCATTTTCACCGTTTATGACAATATTTCCTATCCTCAATGAAATGGctccatcaatttttttttaaacacacCTCTTTAATGgggttttgtttgttgcttttttctaGAGGGTAAGAAACATGATGCCGGAATGTTGGCTGACTCTGGTCTACTACATCTTTTGCAGCGGCATGCTGTGTCCCCTTTTGGTCAACCCATGTACATTTATGGCGACCCAGCCTATCCTCTAAGGCTCCACCTCCAAACGCCTTTCAGAAATGCGGTTCTTACATCTGATATGCAAGCCTTTAATGCCTCGATGAGTGCAGTGCGAGTTTCTGTCGAATGGCTGTTCGGTgatattgtaatttttttcaaatttattgatttaaaaaaaaacttgaaaataggACTCAGTAATGTTGGTAAGATATACATTGTATGTGCTCTTTTACAGAATGCATTAACTTGTCTTTATGGCAATCTTACTTCCGAATATTTTGATTGTCACCCACCATCACTGGAAGATTACTTTGCATGAAATACAGTAAACAATGAACTGATTGAAGAGGTTCATTGAACTGACTCAAATTTTTATTCGTGGTAAAAAATGTTACATTGATAACAGAACCAAATTCAAAACGATAGGCTTGCTAGCAGCGTTGTTCTGCAGGCAAATGTACATGTAACTTTGACTTCACTCAGTCAGTATATAAAAATTACGACAACTCTTAAACGTTACATGTCCATGGAGTGAAATAAAACTCAACTGTGAATGTCAACAAGTGAATTGTAAGCTTgtatttacattattttggaGAAGTAAATTTTCCCATTAATTCGATGATGGCTCTGTTTTGTTGCTGCATCATTGTGACGTGAGTCCCGATAGCCTATAGCAGATAAATGAATCCTAAAGGAAACaccaagatattttttttaataaattaagctactaatataacaataataattttacataaatacaaatattttacattattttttttacagtaattattttaagCACTAAACAAACACAATACAATATAATTAACAACATTAACAGTCCAGTTCTTCTTcctgttcttcttcttcttgtccACCACAATAACCCAACAAACCAATAAACCAATAACCCACCGGAAATTTCGCGTCGATTTTTCTTATCTTCGTTCTGCACAGCAATAATTTCACGTCCACTTTTCTTTTCCGTTCTGCACTATGGCGCCTAGCGCTCTTTCACTCTTTCCTCTTCAATAACGTTTCGTCAATGTTGTGTCTGC contains:
- the LOC141874306 gene encoding uncharacterized protein LOC141874306, with protein sequence MSSLREIRELLVDFYMNGVLSDEEFVVLYDENRSKNLDLPYDECGRFDLDEMADSECISEFRVEKSDLPKLRDALQIPDSFTCYQKSVSDGMDGLCMLLRRLAYPCRYSDMIRRFGRPTPVLSMVTNEVLDFIYNTHSHKITEWNHALLSPALLQTYADAVNAKGAALNNCFGFIDGTVRPIARPGENQRVVYNGYKRVHALKFQSLALPNGMIANMFGPVEGKKHDAGMLADSGLLHLLQRHAVSPFGQPMYIYGDPAYPLRLHLQTPFRNAVLTSDMQAFNASMSAVRVSVEWLFGDIVIFFKFIDLKKNLKIGLSNVGKIYIVCALLQNALTCLYGNLTSEYFDCHPPSLEDYFA